Within the Opitutaceae bacterium TAV5 genome, the region GTTCAATGGTTTGGTTTTCTCTGTGCCTTCTTCCCCTCTCTGTGGTGATAAAATCATTACACCGCAGAGGATGGGAGGAGGCGCAGAGGGCGACGCTTGCGCGTCGTCGCGCGGGCTGAAGCTCCGCGCTACGGTTATTTTCAGATCCATTTCCATGCCTGGTCATTGCGTCCATCAGCGGTTGGTCCGGTTGGTGTTCAGTTTCCAGCTTTTGCAGTCCCTCCAGGCGCGAGCACCTGCGAGAGGGCGAGTTCGTTGATCGCCATCGGATTCTGCTCCAGCAGCCGGGCCATCCAGGCCTGCCGGTTGGCGCGAGCCCGTTCGGCGCGCAGTTGCTGCGCGAGTTGCCCGCGCACTTCCGTCAGGCCGAGCGTGTAGGGTTCCTTCGTTTCCAGCGCCTTGACGATGTGCCAGCCGTCGTCGAGCCGGACCGGCGCGGAGAGACTGCCGGGAGCGAGCGCGGCCACCGCTTCTAGGATTTCCGGGCGTAATTGTGTTTCCAATACCCAGCCGGCCTCGCCTCCGTTTTCCGCGCTGACCTTTTCATCGCTGTGTGCGCGGGCCACGCCGGCAAAATCCGCCTCCGGCTGCCCGAGTTGACGACGCACGGCGGCCAGCTTTGCCTCGGCGCTTTCGGTCGCGGCCTTGTCCGCATCTTTCGGCAGCGCGATGAAGATCTGCGCGATGCGATACTGGCGGGGCACCTGGAGCCGTGCCTTGTTCGCCTCGTAAAAGGTCTGCAGTTCCGCGTCGGATGGATAACCCTCCGGCGGCGTCGAAACGGACTGGAGATAGCCTTCGACAATGGCGTTTTCCCGGGCGCGTTGCAGCAGCGCGGCGGCTTCGGGTTGCTGGTCCCATTTTTTCGCCAGCGCCTCCTTCAGCACGATCTGCCGGGCGAGCAGCGAGCGCACCGCCTGGGCGAGCAGGTTGGGATCGCGGGCGAGCGCGGCCTGTTCGCGGGGATCGAGCGTTTCGAGCGCGGCGCGGATTTCGTCGGTCCTGACATCGGTGTCGCTGACGCGGGCGAGGATGCCAGCGGCATCGGTAGTGGCCGCCGAAACGGACGAGGAAATAAAGCTGACGGCCGCAAGGAGAGACAGCAGTGTGTGTGTCGTTTTCATAAAAAAGTTCAGGTGGAGAGTTCAGGTTCGGGGTTCGGATCCAGTTGACCGCAAGGAGCGGAATTTTTTGGCCGCGAAAGAGCGCAAAGGGTCTTTATGCAGGGAAACTCTCCACGGCGCCTATAGGCGCCACGCAACGTTTCATCTACGTGGAGATTTTTGCGCCCTTTCGCGGCCAAAACGGTTTGAGAAAAATGGATGTCTTTGTGGTTCACTTCTGTGTTTCTCCTGCCGCAGGCGTGTATTTCTGGTCCATGATCCTGTCGGCGTAATCCTGAACCAGGTTCTGGATTTCCACGCGCTTGGTGCCGATGAACGGCTCGCGTGCCCGGATCGCATCGCCGAGGCCGAACTTTTCCAGACGGTCGAGGATTTCATTGCCGACCTTGACCAGTGCGATGTTGCGCGCTTCGCAATCGGCCAGCGCCCGATCGAGCCCGGCCGCGCGGGTTTCGAGAGCAGCGCGGGCCTGCTCCCGCGAATCCGCCAGCGTGGTCGCCTGCTGCGAGGATTCTTTCCACTTTGCCAGGTCGGCGGAGAGCTGCGCGGCCTTCTCCTCCTGCGAAACCACAACGGCCTTCAGGTCGGCGATTTCTTTCGCGGCAGCGGCGCGGTCCTTCTCGCCCTGCTTCGCCAGGGCGGCGATCTGCTTTTTCAGGGCATCGCGTTCCTTTTCGAGCTCGGCCTGCGCCACCTGGAGCGCGGCGTTCTCGCTCTGGGCGGCGCGGAGCTGAAGCGTGGTATTGCGCAGGGCCTCACGCAAACGAAGCTCCATGGTGTTGTCAGGCTGGGTTTGGGCGAAGGCGGCCGGGCCGGCAACCGCAAGCACGAGCAGCGCAAGAACGGCCGCTTTTTCCAAAAGCCGTTTTAACCGCGAATGGACGCGAATGGACGCGAATAAAGAACTAATCCTTATTTTCTTCATGTTGGTCATTATCGTGATAAAAATATTCGCGTTCATTCGTGTTCATTCGCGGTTGGTTCGTCTGTCTGGAAAATGGGATTTGGGTTGCATCAAAGCGTGCCCTCAGAACCTTGCGTTGATGTCGAACTGGAAGACGTCCGCGGAGTAGGCGGGACCTGAGACGGAGTCGGCGCTGAGCCAGCGGATACGACCGTTGACGCGCTTGGAAAGCCCCACGCTCACTCCGAGGATGTAGCCCTTGAGGTTGGTGCCCCCCAGGCCGAAGTCGGAATCCGTAAAACCGTCCACCACGGCATCGGACTCGACGTATTTGTAGGCGATACTGGCCTGCCAGTCCCACCGCTTTTCCAGCACGGGATTGCCGACATTGAGCCGGACCAGCCAGCCCATGTCGCCGCCCTCGAAGATGCCGGGATCGTCATCGTCGTCCGTCAGGAAAATCCGGTTGTTGATCGCCTTGGCAGCGACGGCGGATTCCTCGTAGGCGAGGTTTTTGACGAACTCCGCTTCCAGCGAGAGATGCACCGGATCGAACCGCTTGAAGTCGAGCCTGGCCGTCAGCGCCAGTTCGCGGAATGGCGTGGCCAGCCCGAAATACTGCCACTGATCCGCCAGCCCGAGCTGATTGGAGTCGGCAGGCAGGATGTTGCGCAGGGCCATATAGGTGTTGCCCTTCTGGGCAAAGGAAGGGCGGCGGGAATCGGTGTCGCCGCCATCGGCCGAGGTGAGCGGCGTGTAGGGCGTGGACAGCTTGCCCTCCACGTTGACGAAATCGTAGTAGGCCACGCCGACCTTCAGCGAAAGGTCGTCGCTCAGTTTCCAGTCGAACCCGAGCTGGCCGCCGTAAAGCCACTTGTCGTCGCTTTTGAATTTGTCCGGCCGGTTGCTGGAGAAGTTGAAATCGGTGTTGTAAACCGGGAATGCGCCGATGGTGAAAAACGGCGTGACCGGCCGGCCGATGCCGTAACGGGCCTGGGCGAGAATGCCGTCGAAACCGAGGTCGTCGTCCCAGACCAGATCGGTGGAAAAGAACGGATTCTCGAACCGGCCAACCGTGAGGGTGACGGCCTTGTCGGACGTCAGGCCGGGCACGTCGTAGCGGAGAAAGGCGCGGTCGAGCCAGATGGCATATTTGGAACCGAGGCCGTCCGCTCCCATGCTCTGGTTGGTGGAAACGGGCGAGTCGTCGTTGCCCGTGACGAGGCGGAAACCGGCGGTGAAATTTTCGCCGAGATCGGCCTCGAG harbors:
- a CDS encoding peptidyl-prolyl cis-trans isomerase, producing the protein MLARVSDTDVRTDEIRAALETLDPREQAALARDPNLLAQAVRSLLARQIVLKEALAKKWDQQPEAAALLQRARENAIVEGYLQSVSTPPEGYPSDAELQTFYEANKARLQVPRQYRIAQIFIALPKDADKAATESAEAKLAAVRRQLGQPEADFAGVARAHSDEKVSAENGGEAGWVLETQLRPEILEAVAALAPGSLSAPVRLDDGWHIVKALETKEPYTLGLTEVRGQLAQQLRAERARANRQAWMARLLEQNPMAINELALSQVLAPGGTAKAGN